A region of Anaeromicrobium sediminis DNA encodes the following proteins:
- a CDS encoding ABC transporter ATP-binding protein: protein MNKLLEVKKLSIKYNSEGNILNNINFDIGHKEIVGIVGESGSGKTTLVRTMINLLSPGAKVVSGEIMFQGKNIIEYNKEQWRNFRGNEVAMIFQNPSSYLNPILKIGKQFVESIRNHRDISKVEAIKKAKDTLEKMHLVDVDRVMNSYPFQLSGGMKQRVAIAMAIAMEPKLILADEPTSALDVITQTQIANELMDLRDKFHTSIILVTHNIGCAAYMADRIMVMKNGKVVEYDSKSKVIMNPEMEYTRELLAAIPELKGF, encoded by the coding sequence ATGAATAAATTACTTGAAGTTAAAAAGCTCTCAATTAAATATAATAGTGAAGGAAATATCCTTAATAACATTAATTTTGATATTGGACATAAAGAGATTGTTGGTATTGTAGGAGAAAGTGGAAGTGGAAAGACAACTTTAGTAAGAACTATGATTAATTTATTATCTCCCGGTGCTAAAGTAGTTTCTGGAGAAATTATGTTTCAAGGTAAAAACATCATAGAATACAATAAGGAGCAGTGGAGAAATTTTCGTGGCAATGAAGTTGCTATGATTTTTCAAAATCCTAGTTCATATCTCAATCCTATTCTAAAGATAGGTAAACAATTTGTAGAGAGTATTAGGAACCATAGAGATATATCAAAGGTTGAGGCAATTAAAAAGGCTAAAGATACCCTTGAAAAAATGCATCTTGTTGATGTAGATAGAGTTATGAATTCTTATCCCTTCCAATTAAGTGGAGGAATGAAACAAAGAGTTGCCATTGCCATGGCCATTGCCATGGAGCCAAAGCTTATTTTAGCCGATGAGCCAACAAGTGCTCTCGATGTAATAACACAAACACAGATAGCCAATGAACTTATGGATCTTAGAGATAAATTTCATACTAGTATTATCTTGGTTACTCATAATATAGGCTGTGCAGCATACATGGCAGATAGGATTATGGTTATGAAAAATGGTAAAGTAGTTGAGTATGACAGTAAGTCAAAGGTCATAATGAACCCTGAAATGGAATATACAAGAGAATTATTGGCTGCTATACCTGAATTGAAAGGATTTTAA